Genomic segment of Eschrichtius robustus isolate mEscRob2 chromosome 7, mEscRob2.pri, whole genome shotgun sequence:
gaacaataaagtaaaaagacaaattgGGGTCAGAGGTCTTAAATCTCTGGATTGTTGTTGAATTTGACAAAATAAGCTAGACGTTTTCACCTTATTGCTACAGAGACGTAACACTACCTCAGGAAGCCAAGCTGctttaaccaaaaaagaaaaagaagggacttccctggcagtgcggGTTCACTCCCTggccggggagctaagatcccacatgcctcgcagccaaaaaaccgaaacataaatcagaagcagtattgtaacaaattcaataaagactttaaaaatggtccacttcaaaaaaatttttttttaaaaaaagaaaaagaaaaatcaatgtacAAGTAGAGATGAAAAGGCCAAGTTTTGTAGTTGAGTGTCAGAGAAGATAATTTTGTAGGGTATTTTGAGTTTTCTAATAAATGCATTATGCATTGCGTAAAGCATGCACGTGTATTTCCGTACCTAGGTTCTAGTCCAGGCTTGTTTGAGAGTTTACAGCTTGCGGCTAGGAGACCTTCTGGTTTCCAATGTCTGGCCCAGGTTTCTGCCTTCAAAAATTAAACgctgggggcttctctggtggtgcagtggttgagaatccgcctgccaatgcaggggacatgggttcgagccctggtctgggaagatcccacatgccgcggagcaactgggcccgtgagccacaactactgagcctgcgcctctggagcccgtgctccgcaacaagagaggccgcgatagtgagaggcctgcgcaccgcgatgaagagtggcccccgctcgccacaactagagaaagccctcgcacacaaacgaagaccaaacacagccaaaaataaataaataaattaaaaaaaaattaaactctgggaagaaagttttaaaatgtcatgAGCATAATAAATCATTATGCTTTGATCTTGACAAAGGTACTATTAGACAATCACCCCAACTCATTTATAAATCTGGatttatttctttagaaaattGTCCAATTTTCACACGGTTTCAAAGACAACAGTTATAAATTACATGGCagtttttacatgtaattttacataaattttacATGGAGTTTTTGCGAAACTCTGGCACCAAATTGAAGGTATACTGGCAATGTGTTGAAGGTATACTGATTTGTGAAgtttcacttgattttttttcaatcctCAGGGTCACCTGATAACTCAGTTCAATGTGAATGGGTCTTAAATAATGTAGAAAGAGATGTTTAAGGGCTTCAGAATCTATATCTACGTACAACTACTTCCCTCACAAAATATGTGCCTTAAGGCACTGTGCatagttcaataaatattcctgGATTTGATTTTTATTAGACCTTTGCTCTGTTCAAGGATGGTAAATCTTTCGTTCTTAGACTATATTTGTTACCACACGGTGTGGCGTAGTCCATGTCTAAAAatattcatgattcagtcttgctTTGCAAAattcagtcatttttatttttttaataaatttattattcatttatttttggctgcattgggtctttgttgctgtgcgcgggctttctctagctgcggcgagcggggcctactcttccttgcagtgcacaggcttctcactgcggaggcttctcttgctgcggagcacaggctctaggcgctcgggcttcggtagttgtggctcgtgggctctacagctcaagctcagtagttgtggcacacggacttagttgctccgcggcatgtgggatcttccagaccagggctcgaacctgtgtcccctgcattggtaggcggatccttaaccactgcgccaccagggaagccctcagtcttTTTTAAATGTGCTTATTTCTGCTCTGTGTCACTGACAAAGGACTTGAGAGAGATATATTGATATTCACAATCTCTCCTCTAGAAGTATAATCCAGACACTACCTCATCATATAGCTCTATTTCTTGTAAAGAATTACTTTATCCAAATAATTGACAgtaatagttttaattttatgaataaaaaataaacagtccTAACAAGATTAGTAACTGCCTTGCGTTCACAAGAGAATCATAAAGCTACTTTTCAATAAACAACTTGATAGTTACATAATCTTGTTCAAAATCAAGATGGCTCTTATTTGTAAATTGATAGCAAAACATCTAGAGGTATGCTGGTACACTGGCTCCTTGGAAAGGAAAACAAGGCTCTGacttgtagcatttgccaatatCTGTGGTGACAACTGATAGACGATTTTGTTGAAGCtggaatatgtatatatgaatctcTAAAccggcacacatacacacaccattcTATACAAATGTGCATGCTTTGATTCTTCCTCTTACTACTCAAAGGAGCCTCAGAAGAACAGTTTTTGTCCTGGGGCAGGATATGGACGGGACAGCCTCTTTATAAGAGCAACACAACTGAAAACAGATAACATGGATAACGCTGATCCTCTCCTTCAGGGGAGACTGAGTTTGAAACATCACCCTTTTTTGACTGAAGTGGAGAATCCGACAGCTATAGTGTTTCCGCTAGAAGGATTTTGACCACAGTGAACTCCACTGAGCAAAAAAACATTAGAAATACAAAGCTCTTCCAAAACATTACCCATGGCAACCATAGTTATCCTCATACTATGGTGACCTCCAGATTGAGTGGTCTACAGACCAACAGTCCAAGATGGAAATAGAATCCAGTCCTTTttgtacttcttcctatgaagtCATAATGATTATGATGCTTTCCTTAGCAGTAATTCAATCTGGGAAAATTTTAATCTCTGTGCAATATCCAGGGAACTCTCACCATgctgaggagaaaaagaaatcataGCTATTTATCTCCGAGAAAGTCAAATGTCAATGCAATGACCATGTCATCCTATTAATGCTAGAACCGAATGACAGACAATGTTGACTGTCATTCGGTTCTAGTATTAATAGGATAACTTGATTCCTTAATGAGGACAATTAATTTGCTCTTAACAACTTCAGAGGCAATTAATTTATGTCAACACAAAGCCAAAGTTAGAAGGTTATGATGATAGAACCTCAGACCATGGTCCACAGATCCTTACCTTATTCTTTATCATGGGGTCTGCATGGGCTTCAAGGAGCAGAGGAATGAGAGTCTGGTTTTTCATTTTGCAGGCATAATGTAGCGCAGTGCAGCCATactgaaacacaaaggatcaaCATCAATCGGAATCCTTACACACTGCAACATATGGCTTCTTTAGCAAGCACTTTTCATATTTTGTAATGTACAACTAAGCCAAACAAACAGTCTGCAAACCATCTTTGTGGAACTATTTCACGCAAGTAAACTTTTGGGAGAAGAAAATGATTGCAAAGGTTTGGGGCAAAAGGTGAAGACAAAACCTTATAAACAGGAAGAATTTAGCCTATGGTACTCCTGTTATCACTGTTCTTACTGTCATTTGGATTTCTCTTTGACCTTTGTCCTTATCTTTCCTTAGTTTGCAGATGGGGGCCTTCTCACCAGTGGGTTGGGAtcttggctgcagcagcagctgttaggattcattgagcacttactatgtgccaggcactctgcccaaTGCTTCACATAATGACCCCTataagattgccaacaaacacatgaaaggatgctcaacatcattaatcattagagaaatgaaaatcaaaactacagtgagatatcatctcacaccggtcagaatggccatcattaaaaaatctacaaacaataaatgctggagagggtgtggagaaaagggaaccctcttgcactgtttgtgggaatgtaaattgatacagccactatggagaacagtatggaggttccttaaaaaactaaaaatagaactaccatacgacccagcaatcccattactgggcatataccctgagaaaaccataattcaaaaagagtcatgtaccaaaaggttcattgcagctctatttacaatagccaggacatggaagcaacctaagtgtccatcaacagatgaatggataaagaagatgtggcacatatatacaatggaatattactcagccataaaaaagaaacgaaattgagttatttgtagtgaggtggatggacctagagtctgtcatacagagtgaagtaagtcagaaagagaaaaacaaataccatatgatccccaTAAGTAAGGACTAGtgatgttcccattttacagatgaggaaaccgagagtCAAGTAAGTTTAAAACTTGCCAAAACTCACATAGGTAAAAAGTGGCAAGCCTAGGTTTATACATAGGCATTCTGACTCGAGCTTAACTACTGGTGGTGGAATTTTGTAATCAGAGCCTGTATTTTTCTTAACTCCCCACCAGTGGTGGagcagttcttttaaaaatattctaaattcaataaaaatgttattccCATGAGTTCAGTGGCAGAATATAAGCAATATCAAGGTTGCCTGACGcagtaaaaaggaaggaaggaaggaggggaagggagcagAAACTAAACGTACAAGTGTTTCGGAAAATAAAGCGAGCAACTTTATAGATGACAAGTACACTACCCACAAATACCATTTGCAATGTTATTTCAAAGTGACTAAAAATATAAACTTACACAATCTATAGCATTAACTTCTGCACCAGCGTTAAGTAGCATTCGTACAAGAGACTCATTCTGCTTTGTCTTTGATACCTATGACAAACAGCAAGCACGAGAACAAGAGAGGTTTATTTACAAACATTGTCTCCCTCTTACGTCTGGAGTATTCCAGTCAATAGGCTTCATTTTAATCCCAACACCCCTATGCGTCTATGCATCTTTCTTAaactctcccccacctcctcacTGCCCATTAATATCAATTAGGTAAAGCCATGGTTGCCAGAGTGTGGTCCTGGAGTAATAGCATCTGCACCTTGGGACCTAAAAATGCAAAATCTGGGGCCCTACCCCACACCTGCCAAATCCTACTGAGGATGGAGTCCAGTGGCCCGTCTTTCCCTTCCTTGCTCAAAACCCTTCTATAGAATCCCATTGCTCCGGGGGCAAAAGCAAAGTCTTCAGCCTGTGACAAGGTGCCATATATTTTGCCCTCCACTTATGGCCCCAGCCATCTCATCCACACCCCCGGCTCACCTTGCTCTAGGCACATTGGCCTTGGTTAGTCTTTCATTCCCACCAGGCTCCCCCGTGCCATAGAAGAGCTGCCCTGAATGTTTCTTCTGCCTAGAAGGctcctctctcctctttgcctGGTAAGTTCATCTTTAATATCTCAGCCCAGGCCCCTCTCCCTCCAGGAGGCTGTCCCTGACCTAACTGTCCAGGCGACATCTCTCTCCTCTGGGCTCTCCTAACACTGACCATCTCTCTCTACCAACTACCTCATAGGAACTTCACATGTGTTCTGTCACTATTGGATCAATGACTTATTCTTCACAATCCTCTAACTCTCACGAGGACAAGGACTACACCTGTTTAGTTCATCATTGTATTCctaacacccagcacagtgtctgacacataaaaGTCTATAATAAGTATGTGTTGAATGATTGAACACATGAATGAAATTAACTAGGCTCCTCAGAAATCCACTTTTCCTGCCTCGTTCCCTGAGATTCTGACCACAGGACACTTTGAGCATCCCCCCACCATCCTATTCCGTTAGGGATCGTGGCTTTCTCTGCTCAGGTGGGCATGTCCTGGAGTTCAGTCCCTTTACCACTTCGGAAGCGCCACCCAGCTGTCTTCTCTTTGGGCTTCCCTCCTACGTCAATGTCTAAACTGCCTTTCTCCTCTTATCTTCCTCTAATATAACACAGTCTTTTCTGATCCTTTCCCCTATCATTTCCTCTCATGTCATTTATTCCTTAGGCATCACAAATTTACAATTTCAGGCCCCATGAATTAAGATAAAACACGTGCAATCAGAGCTGAGTTATTCATAATAATTCGTATATTTGCCCAGGGCTCCAGCTTTAAACATTTTACTGTCTTAGAGAGCAAGGTTGTGTGTCAACAAATTCTGAATGAGCCTTGCCAATCatagttgtgatttttttcttcataatctccaaaagcatttgaaaatgaATGGCAGGTTTACCCCACCCCCAAAACTACAAATATTCAAATGCTGTGTACTAAATACACAATTTTTCAAGAACTTTTCAAGGGTATAAACAGAGTATGTGTTTATCAGTGAATTAGAGTTTCCTCTCTCTCATAAATCCAAGCATCAAAATCAATGTTATCATATTTAATTATAGTTcttcaaaatgtaaaacatttaattACCCAAGGAGATAATAACATTACCTACTGGCAGATTTTGTTCTGGAGTTTATGTTAACAAGAATAACTAACACCCATAGTCTATTAGCAAGAAGAGAAGGGAGTTGGTCATTTAACTGGAATAAATTACGTATCTGTTGAGTTATCTCTCAAAGGCAGAACTGGCCACAAGAGGAACCAGATGGAAAAAAAGTGAATGAGTCAGTGCAAACCTGTCGCTctatttggaaaaaacaaaacaaaacacctcaagCTTCATCTTCTACTCATAATATGACTGCATTCCTCTACAAACTACATCTTCCTTTATGTAAGCAGCTTACTGCATGCCAAAGGTTCCTTCAAACATGAATAAATCTACCAAGGTGAGAGGTGGGCTTCAAATTCTCTGTAAAGATCTCCTGTGTTTGTCAGCTTCTGGTGCAAGTCTCCTGGGATCTGTTTTTTAACTCACACCAAGATGGGTccttaaaaatcagaaactcaaAAAGATATGTACAAAAATCTAAACTCttcttacaaaaaaaaaggagaaaagaaatagtaggggggcttccctggtggcacagtggttaagaatccgcctgccaatgcagggcacacgggttggagccctggtccaggaagatcccacatgccgcggaacaactaagcccgtgcgctgctgagcctgcgctctagagcccgcaagccacaactactgaagcccgagcgcctagaacctgtgctccgcaacaagagaagccacggcagtgagaagcccgcgcacctcaacgaagagaaGACCccgctcagcgcaactagagaaagcctgcgcacagcaaagaagaccaatgcagccataaataaataaataaataaataaataaataaataaataaataaataaataaataaataaatttttaaaaaagaaaagaaatagtagggaggggattttttttaatattcaggatttttgcttttccttcagAAGATTCTTGaacaaatttaatttatttttcctaataaacatTGCACAGATTATTTTACCATTGACTGATTTCCCTGGCTACCTTTCTTCTTGCTTTACTTCAGTCATAACATAGCATGTATGTTAGAGATGCCATTTGTAGAATACAAACCAAGAGCTTACTTTGTTACTATTTATTTACATCTCACCAACTTGGCAAAATTTAATGACTCATGCTGTCGATCTTTTACTCATTTATACTCATTTATCTTTTGCTCTCACGAGTGTTGTACTCACCATGAGGAAATAGCCAATAAGCAGGACAGGCATTAAGAGGATAATGAGTAGATAATCAAAGAAGGTAAATCTTTTCTTCACAGCATAATGCAAGCAGGTTCTCTGtttctaaaaaattaagaaaaggactatttattaataaaatattgttttaaactgCATATTTTTAGATTACCCTATCAAAAAATTTAGTCTGCgctttttatttttgtggtatTCATGGCATCTTTTTCTGTGGAATAAATCTAATTAATAAACCCAGAATTCCATTGACCAGAATATTGAACACAGTACAGTCTGAAGAAAAAGTTgggccagagaaagacaagtgaAATGTACATTTTATGAATCATCAAAAGATTCTCACATTCACTttggtttggggaaaaaaatacattgagaTATAAGCATAGGACAATTTAGTATGAAAAGCTATAGTTACTCCTTAATCATCTATGGTACACAATTATTCATTTTGTGGTTTGTTTATAGGAAAATTTTAACCACATGGCAATTTTTCCATGTTCCTACATGAACACAAGCAGTGCTGGACGAAtggaaataactcaatttaattcTTCAAATACATGAATAATTATCAGGTGACAGATTTAAGCTTCTAGGAATTGTGGGGGATATAAAACCTCAGGGCCTCATAATCAAGCAAAGGTAGACCGAAACACACACAAGTAAGTGTAATGCAAAACAAGCTATGGTGACTGGAATTCCAACCAAATCAATGAGAAGAGAGGAAagtcaggaagaaaagagaggttCATTTCTACTCTTCTTAAATaagagtatttttgtttttctaatatcaaGGTATCTGTGTTCTCtgtaaaaattttataaactagACAATAGTATAAGGATAGAATTTAAAATCACCCATTATCAAACAGCCCAGAGTTAACTGTTGATATTTTGCTGTATCTTCCTCCAgtctttaaaatgcatatatgtggaatttttcaGTGTAGGATCATACTGCACATGCAAAATTATATCTGCTTTTTTTCAGTTAACATGTAGAATATGTGCATTTTCCTatgccatttaatatttttaaacacgTAACTGTTATGGCTGCACTGTTTACCGTTCTATGGAGCTGTTCGAATTTATTTAGCCAAACCCTACCTGTTGAACATTTCAagtaattttaacttttcattttcacaaataACATTGCTTGAATCCTCATGTATAAAGCTTTATCAACATTTCTAAATTTGTCCTTAGCATAAGTTTCAAAAAACAGAATTCCTGGCATAAAAGGCATCGATGCTTCTCACACCGTACTGCTAAATTGTGCTCTGGTAAAATTATAATGATTTACACTTCCTTCCTGATCAGCATTTGATTTTCTGTCTTAATCCTGGTCAATCTGGCACaccaaaacgaacaaacaaacaacacaacaaaaagatatctttatgttttaatttaatttgcttTCCATACAATCCATCACTCTGTTAGGCATGTATGTACATCTGTACCAACACCAGagctttttgtttgcttgcttttaagGCCTCTGTTCAGTACTTCTGAAGATAACTCAAATATAGGTTTAAGAAACGGGAAAGCACCAATTCAGATTATTAATGTACAAGGATTAGTATTGGGGAAAAGGGAAAGGATTAAACCtttaaaaaccattaaaaatattttttaaatggacagtTGCAAACCAAACACTTCTCATAAAATCTCTGCTAAGGTATCCACTGAAGTCCTTCCCAGGATTTCCATAAGCAGCCTGGCTCACGTTCTCTGCAAAACAGAGATAAGCATGCCTCCTCAGCCCCGTCCCTGTGTTGACAAacatctccctccctcagctTCCTAACCAGCAAGTCTCCTGAGAGGGCACCAACCCAGAGACATCTGTCTTGGCCACCCCATCTCACCACAAGGCCACACACCTGGTTCCTCAGCTGGGTGCTGGGGCAATCATGTCACACTCCACTAAGCAGCCTATCTGTTAGATTAACGCAGCCGTGACTTGCTTTTAAACCCAACCCACAAAAAATAGGAAGCACAAACAAGAAAGTCcatttgtggacttccctggtggcacagtgcttaagaatccacctgccaatgcaggggacatgggttcgagccctggtccaggaagatcccacatgccacggagcaactaagcccgtgcaccgcaactactgagcctgtgctctagagcccgtgagccacaactactgagcccaggtaccacaactagtgaagcccgcaggcctagagcccgtgctccgcaacaagagaagccaccgcaatgagaggcctctgcaccacaacgaggagtagcccctgctggtggcaactagagaaagcccacggacagcaacaaagacccaatgcagccaaaaaataaataaataaataaataaaatttaaaaaataaaaaaattaaaagaaagtccAGTAGTGATCCATTTTCTGATAATATATTATTACTCCCAATGAGCTAGACTTTAAACTGACTTGGAAGGGAGCAGTGGGGCCCTATAGGCTATTTTCCCTCATTGAATGTACTTGAGTGGGTACAGGGCATTCATAATTATTACAAAGAGTGACTTTTTATATTGACTTAGTGTACTTTAAATGTTGCCTTTACTATGATGCAGATACTGGATGTTCCCATGGGGTTCTGAAAGGATGTTCACAGCATGTCCTGCTCTTCCTTAGTTCTGAAGACTCCAAGTCAGCTAA
This window contains:
- the ANKRD22 gene encoding ankyrin repeat domain-containing protein 22, which gives rise to MLCQSLLYSKPICQAAYQNNLGQVWQWVREDGNCINVQDGFNGDTPLICACRRGHLRIVSFLLRRNADVNLKNQKQRTCLHYAVKKRFTFFDYLLIILLMPVLLIGYFLMVSKTKQNESLVRMLLNAGAEVNAIDCYGCTALHYACKMKNQTLIPLLLEAHADPMIKNKHGESSLDIAQRLKFSQIELLLRKAS